In the genome of Abyssalbus ytuae, the window CTTTGATTGTTCAAGATCTAAAACTATTGAGGTTTCTGTTACCGGAATAACCTCTTTGCCAAACAAGACACTGAAAAGTAGAAAGGAAGTAAAAAATGAAAGTAGTTTTTTAATCATAAGTAAGTAATTTATTTCAAACATTTAAAGATATAGCAAACATATGATTTCAGAATAGAATATCAAATTACTTCATCACTTTTGAAGCCAAATATTTTTGTACTTCATATACGTCGATGCTTTTATTAAACCTTTTGCTTACAGAAGGTGTATTTTCGCTTGATATCCATATTTTAAGTTCTGCATCCAGATCGAATGTTCCGGCGGTTTCCAACGAAAACCTGGAGATGTTTTTATAGGGCAGGGATTTGTATTCTACCTTGCTTCCGGTTATTCCCTGTACATCTATGAGTAATAACCTGTAATTGGTAAACATAAACAAATCGCGAAAAAGGGCAAATCCTAATTCTATTTGTTCGTTTTCAATTAAAAGCCTGCTATATTTTTCATTAAGCTTTTCTATGGAAATTTCGCTGGCATTGCCCAGCAGTTTATTAAAGAGTCCCATGTAATGATTAATTTATTTGTTAAAGATAAATTCTTTTATGATTTTATCCATATTGGAGAACAAGTGGTTGCCAAAGTTATTCTTTTTTAAATGGGGGTTAAAATAAGATTTACTTCTTAAATTAGTACACAGGGATTTTTCCTGTTAATTGAAATTTTTTATCCTCTATTTAAGCAGTAATTTTTAAATTTAGGATAAATAACCCATTTACTTAATATCTTAAAAATTTCTGTGACAAATACCAACTAATTATGTCAATACCAAAACATGATGAAATAAGAGTTCCTGTAATGCAATTGATCGCCAAAGAAGGGACGATGAAATTGAAAGATATTATAGATCCGCTTTCAAAACAATTCCATTTGACAGAGGAAGAAATAGCGGAAATGTATTCTTCCGGCAATGGGCCTATATTTTATGACAGGGTGAGTTGGGCTTTAAGTTATCTTTCAATGGCAGGTCTTTTAGATAAACCAAAACGAGGGGTTTATAAAATTAATCACAAAGGGATTGAGTTATTAAAAACACCTGAAAAAATAAACACATACATTGATAATAAACTTGAAACCAGAGAACCTTCACAACAAAAAAAGCAGACAACTGAAGAAAAGCTAAATATTGAACATGAGACTTCAGAGTTAACCCCTCAAGAAAAACTATACGTTTCCTTTTCAAATATTAAAAAATCTATTTATTCTGAAATACTAACTACAATTTTGAGTAAAACGCCTCTTGAGTTTGAAAAATTAGTTGTTATGCTGCTTCAAAAAATGGGGTATGGGGGTGAAATAAAAAATTCAGGATTGGTTACGAAAGCAACGAATGACGGGGGAATAGATGGAATCATAAAAGAAGATATACTGGGATTGGGCAGAATTCACATTCAGGCAAAGAGGTATAATCTTAATTCTGCAATAGGGAGAGACGAGATTCAAAAGTTTGTGGGAGCATTGGCTGTGGCACAGTCAAATAAGGGGGTTTTTATTACCACGTCTTATTATACAAAACAAGCTATAGAATATGCAGATAATTTAAATGGCACCACAACAGTGGTACTTATTGATGGTGAACGGTTAGCAGAATATATTTATGATTTTGGAGTTGGTATGCAAGTAGAACAGACCATAGAAATTAAAAAATTAGATGCCGATTTTTGGGATTCTATGAAAGACGAAAATTAATGAAAAACCTGAAGTAAATGATCTTCAACGAAGACTCTCGAGTGAAAATTCCGGCAATTCTGCACTTAACCAGATTAGGTTATGAGTACCTTTCCCTTAAAGATGCTGATTGGGATGAAGACACCAACATATTTAAAGATATCTTTAAGTCGTCAATTCAAAAAATTAATCCGGAGATATCTTCAGCCGATATTGATAGATTATATCAGGACATTGGTCTTGATTTGGAAAACGAAGATATAGGCAAAGCATTTTTTGATAAAATAGTTAACCGCTCCGGTAATAAACTCATTGATTTCGAAAATTTCAGCAACAACGCATTTCATGTTGTAACCGAGCTACCTTATAAAAATGGGGAAGACAATTTCCGACCTGATATTATCACATTAATTAATGGAATGCCGTTGGTTTTTATTGAGGTGAAAAGGCCAAACAACCGTAATGGAGTTTTAGATGAACGGAAACGAATTAATACACGTTTTCAAAATAAAAAATTTAGAAAGTTTGTAAACTTAACACAGTTTATGATTTTTTCTAATAACATGGAGTATGATGAT includes:
- a CDS encoding restriction endonuclease, whose protein sequence is MSIPKHDEIRVPVMQLIAKEGTMKLKDIIDPLSKQFHLTEEEIAEMYSSGNGPIFYDRVSWALSYLSMAGLLDKPKRGVYKINHKGIELLKTPEKINTYIDNKLETREPSQQKKQTTEEKLNIEHETSELTPQEKLYVSFSNIKKSIYSEILTTILSKTPLEFEKLVVMLLQKMGYGGEIKNSGLVTKATNDGGIDGIIKEDILGLGRIHIQAKRYNLNSAIGRDEIQKFVGALAVAQSNKGVFITTSYYTKQAIEYADNLNGTTTVVLIDGERLAEYIYDFGVGMQVEQTIEIKKLDADFWDSMKDEN
- a CDS encoding PH domain-containing protein, which gives rise to MGLFNKLLGNASEISIEKLNEKYSRLLIENEQIELGFALFRDLFMFTNYRLLLIDVQGITGSKVEYKSLPYKNISRFSLETAGTFDLDAELKIWISSENTPSVSKRFNKSIDVYEVQKYLASKVMK